In Dyadobacter sp. NIV53, a single window of DNA contains:
- a CDS encoding VWA domain-containing protein, whose translation MNWNYPFDTTEFFFIFFFILVYTGYIIRTIRVARQLKTTARTIIIKLFLRAITFVLLIISLLGPSFGEADRDVATKGKDIFLLVDLSKSMDAADVNPSRLEKVKFEMNRFVENERANRIGIIVFSNEAFLHVPLTYDGEALGLFIQSLQTDMLPTSGTNICSAAELGFTKLINTIDPTGRSKIMVLFTDGESQADCRRSLYNNVRRFGIGFYVMAVGTKNGISIPSNGKPLMDENDKIVISKLDENYLQTLANNTMGKYYELNNSKNEVGQMITDVSNADGTLVDSRTVTVVSNKYYYFLGAALILILLDVLITIGTFRL comes from the coding sequence ATGAACTGGAATTACCCGTTTGATACAACTGAATTTTTTTTCATATTTTTTTTCATACTCGTTTATACCGGCTACATTATTCGCACAATCAGGGTTGCCCGGCAGCTTAAAACAACAGCAAGGACAATCATCATCAAGCTATTTTTACGTGCCATAACTTTTGTTTTGTTAATCATAAGTTTGCTTGGACCATCTTTTGGAGAGGCTGACCGGGACGTTGCTACAAAAGGAAAAGATATTTTTTTACTCGTTGACCTTTCGAAGTCAATGGATGCTGCCGACGTAAATCCATCGCGTCTTGAAAAGGTGAAATTTGAAATGAATCGCTTTGTAGAGAATGAAAGAGCTAACCGGATTGGCATCATTGTTTTTTCCAATGAGGCATTTCTGCATGTTCCGCTTACTTATGACGGAGAAGCATTGGGACTTTTTATCCAGTCGCTTCAAACTGACATGTTACCTACCAGTGGTACGAACATTTGTTCCGCAGCTGAACTGGGTTTCACAAAATTGATCAATACTATAGACCCAACCGGCCGTTCCAAAATTATGGTGTTGTTCACCGACGGCGAAAGCCAGGCCGATTGCAGAAGAAGCCTGTACAATAATGTTCGCCGCTTTGGCATTGGCTTTTATGTAATGGCCGTCGGAACTAAAAATGGTATCAGTATTCCTTCCAATGGGAAACCTTTAATGGATGAAAATGACAAAATTGTGATCAGCAAACTGGATGAGAATTATTTACAAACATTGGCAAATAATACAATGGGTAAGTATTATGAGCTGAATAATTCTAAAAATGAAGTTGGCCAGATGATCACCGATGTGAGCAATGCTGATGGAACACTGGTTGACTCCCGCACTGTAACAGTAGTAAGTAACAAGTATTATTATTTTTTAGGCGCGGCGCTTATTTTAATACTGCTGGATGTTTTAATTACGATAGGAACGTTT